The following coding sequences are from one Niveibacterium umoris window:
- a CDS encoding GNAT family N-acetyltransferase, whose translation MPVAINHLGQPVGDEVPGWAPPSQPGSVTLQGRFCRVEPLEPERHAAQLFAADALDADGRSWTYLPYGPFATLTEYRAWLESVAAGTDPCFYAIIDLTTECAVGVCSYLRIDPAAGSIEVGHLHFSPLLQGKPAATEAMFLMMQHAFTLGYRRYEWKCNALNEPSRRAAQRLGFSYEGCFRQARIDRGRNRDTTWYSVIDGEWPALKAVFEQWLAPANFDEHGRQHLALSLLTKPLLAAVG comes from the coding sequence ATGCCCGTCGCCATCAATCATCTCGGCCAACCCGTGGGGGACGAAGTCCCCGGCTGGGCACCCCCATCACAACCGGGCAGCGTAACCCTGCAGGGCCGTTTCTGCCGCGTCGAACCACTTGAGCCCGAACGACATGCTGCGCAGCTGTTCGCGGCCGATGCGCTGGATGCGGATGGCCGTAGCTGGACCTACCTGCCGTACGGGCCGTTCGCAACCCTCACCGAATACCGCGCCTGGCTCGAATCCGTCGCCGCCGGCACCGACCCCTGCTTCTACGCGATCATTGATCTGACGACCGAATGCGCCGTCGGCGTCTGCAGCTACCTGCGCATTGACCCCGCGGCAGGCTCGATCGAGGTGGGCCATCTGCACTTCTCGCCCCTGCTGCAAGGCAAGCCCGCAGCCACTGAGGCGATGTTCCTGATGATGCAGCATGCCTTCACGTTGGGTTACCGACGCTATGAGTGGAAGTGCAACGCGCTCAACGAACCCTCGCGCCGCGCGGCACAGCGGCTCGGTTTCTCGTACGAAGGCTGTTTCCGCCAGGCGCGCATCGATCGCGGCAGGAACCGCGACACCACCTGGTATTCGGTGATCGATGGCGAATGGCCTGCACTGAAAGCCGTGTTCGAGCAATGGCTCGCACCTGCAAACTTCGATGAACATGGGCGCCAGCACCTTGCCTTATCGTTGCTCACCAAACCATTGCTGGCAGCCGTGGGCTGA
- a CDS encoding calcium-binding protein encodes MTTIDGTPGADLLTGGSTADSLNGGSGNDTLVGLAGNDTLRGGDDNDSLLGGDGNDWLFGDAGSDTLDGGAGEDVAFFLWGTNGAQVNLATGMVADDGFGNAETIRNVEAVQGTQFADQITLGNLGTYAFGRAGDDTIIGGDGTNLLVGGSGADSLVGGAGVDRASYDDDGYDAQGGITQGIQADLAAGLVTDGWGNVDTLSGIEAITGSSLDDQIAGDAANNILDGGDGADTLTGNAGNDTLNGGNGSDVLDGGDGNDSLTGGDGDFNQLSGGNGNDTLIGGSGDDDLTGGAGNDYIDGGSGSNWVDYSGFSKGIVLNLSLTTAQYLGDAGTDTILRVDHARGTSGNDRIIGNAHANWFSGAGGNDTLEGGDTIKGNDGVGYAEAVAAVRIDLATGTATSGSETDKLIDIDGANGSAFDDQILGNANNNWLSGGVRQIQRPNGYVQILLEHTGNDTIDGRGGDDQIAGFDGDDSLIGGTGNDTLWGGAGNDTLVGDAGNDLMVGDEDWTVDTDPAHGWNYAWNSGFDLADYSRTTGGVTVRLGSGSASGAEIGNDTLWSIEAVLGGSGNDLLTAGVGSASLAGGGGNDSVYGDAGNDTLSGGDGNDWLNGGSGSNLIDGGAGDDVVFYLYGNQGADINLDTGVVSNDGFGTSDTLTGIENAHGTQFGDTVTLGSTGGYVFGRGGNDTLIGSAGDNGFFGGSGADLITGNGGNDRASYDDDGYDAAGLIRQGIIANLSTGLVIDGWGDIDTLAGIENLTASALADSIAGDGAANDLVGGRGADTIDGQGGADTLEGGDGDDLYLVGADPVTLIETAAGGIDRVESSGIRFTLQDNIEQLRYTGNGLAHAAAGSTLAGWEGFDAGAPSVLAEFVGIGNGLANLLTGGDGNDVLDGGAGNDTLAGGLGDDYYFIDSLADVVQEASGAAGGNDTIFTRLGSYSLAGAPDVENLQLAYGASTAFRGTGNDRDNYVSGRYGNDTLDGGAGNDTLFGGAGGADSLRGGLGDDTLAPGAYRASDLLAHNQDVLDGGQGSDTAILYGQQSDYTITGFVGADLVLSYKGQASVKLGGIEFVRFDADGDPADDTSPTGDALALASLFQTRQTGTAGNDLLASGADGDTLAGLGGNDTYIVRHGGVKVNELLGAGLDEIRTTLSEYSLPANVEKLSFIGDAAQTVVLDLAALPKSNDAIWTGPRAVSFFATGNGLANSISGSAGNDVLVGGAGLDTLAGGSGNDWYYVDSAADSIVEQAREGTDRICVNESMTSYSLAPLTLANIEELSYAGSRNFTGTGNALANLIASDAGNDSLSGGLGNDTLIGGRGNDRLDGGVGNDTLIDDDGNDTLIGGSGSDWLQVGLRSTILDSSGNPLPTNRYDLVTVDGGTDPATPGGPDASTDTLYLHGRVSDYAFSRPDANSIRIIDRSGKGEIIATGIERLYFDGDGVFDNFNQADTATGALNDDLWIKPADLAGIAINIGTAAADTLSSAALNDVLVGAGGNDTYLVAHEGVRVIESASGGIDTVQLEGGLSEYTLASGVERLIYHGPAVLASTRMITVLGQTVAINAESLLVGNDDTLPGTGNYLEGGIGSDLLDGHAGADTMRGGADSDSYIVDNSADVVLEDIKGGDHDRVYSVLASTTLAANVEDLVLLTGWRGAQASGNALDNSVMGAPGDDTLYGLAGKDTLLGMVGSDYLSGGDGNDYLDGGSDADTLVGGAGNDALWSGGGNDSISGGTGSDFIRTDAGVIRVDGGNDSTVYGAADTAVDLLWVLGTQADYQFTRLNPTTTRMVSTSTGEDITFGNIEAVSFAGRQVVFSDTLLRSIGYAGNDTLVGLSLADTMDGAAGNDSIRGGEGDDLIFGRVGNDTLLGESGTDSLLGNDGADSLLGGDGNDSLDGGDGNNTLIGGAGDDQLVSGSGNDVYRWAIGDGFDRITDAGGATDRLEVSAPGSAISFSHFNGNGLMVLVDGKDAIAINGQDAAGRIESILFNGALQTVAYTEPAVWFGTEYTDSLVGSAENDRMLGFNGSDTIRGGDGNDWLDGGSGWDELFGGAGNDTLVASGGGFTDSDRIQPGDGEDLIFITGGGDQSDVGVVLSPDGTNDVISLDNATHGVQWAYLDLGQFLQNSSLWFNRSSDDLIVTNLEDKGDTLTVRNWFAGADHQLDRFELFYYSLRSGDVQALVDAMAGYAIPAGSSIPTDGSYADVLNSVNTLWH; translated from the coding sequence GTGACCACCATCGACGGCACGCCCGGCGCAGACCTCCTCACAGGAGGCAGCACCGCCGACTCTCTCAACGGCGGATCTGGCAACGATACCCTGGTTGGGCTTGCCGGCAACGACACATTGCGCGGCGGCGATGACAACGACTCCCTGCTGGGCGGCGACGGCAACGACTGGTTGTTTGGCGATGCCGGCTCGGACACCCTGGACGGCGGCGCCGGAGAAGATGTGGCGTTCTTCCTGTGGGGCACCAACGGCGCGCAGGTCAATCTTGCGACCGGCATGGTCGCCGACGACGGCTTCGGCAACGCCGAAACCATCCGTAACGTGGAAGCCGTCCAAGGCACCCAGTTCGCAGACCAGATCACGCTGGGCAACCTCGGCACCTATGCCTTCGGCCGAGCCGGAGACGACACCATCATCGGGGGGGACGGCACCAACCTGCTGGTCGGCGGCAGCGGCGCAGACAGCCTCGTCGGTGGCGCGGGGGTCGATCGGGCGAGCTATGACGACGATGGCTACGACGCCCAAGGGGGGATCACCCAGGGCATCCAGGCGGATCTTGCTGCCGGCCTGGTCACCGACGGATGGGGCAACGTGGACACGCTCTCCGGTATCGAAGCGATCACCGGCTCCTCGCTGGACGACCAGATTGCGGGCGACGCGGCGAACAACATCCTCGACGGCGGCGACGGCGCGGACACGCTGACGGGCAACGCCGGTAATGACACGCTCAACGGCGGCAACGGCAGCGATGTTCTGGATGGCGGGGATGGAAACGATTCGCTGACCGGCGGCGATGGCGATTTCAACCAGCTGTCCGGCGGCAACGGCAACGACACGCTCATTGGCGGCTCCGGCGATGATGACCTGACCGGCGGCGCCGGCAACGATTACATCGACGGCGGCAGCGGCAGCAACTGGGTCGACTACTCCGGATTCTCGAAGGGCATCGTGCTGAACCTGTCGCTCACCACGGCGCAGTACCTCGGCGACGCAGGCACAGACACGATCCTGCGCGTCGATCACGCGCGAGGCACCTCCGGCAACGACCGCATCATCGGCAACGCCCATGCCAACTGGTTCTCGGGCGCCGGTGGCAATGACACGCTGGAAGGCGGCGACACCATCAAGGGCAACGATGGCGTCGGCTACGCCGAAGCGGTTGCCGCAGTGCGGATCGATCTCGCCACCGGCACTGCGACCTCCGGCAGCGAAACGGACAAGCTCATCGACATCGACGGCGCCAATGGCAGTGCTTTCGACGACCAGATACTGGGCAATGCGAACAACAACTGGCTGTCCGGAGGCGTGCGCCAGATCCAGAGACCGAATGGCTATGTGCAGATCCTTCTGGAGCACACCGGCAACGACACCATCGATGGTCGTGGCGGCGATGACCAGATCGCAGGTTTTGACGGTGATGACTCGCTGATCGGCGGCACCGGCAATGACACCCTGTGGGGTGGCGCAGGAAACGACACGCTGGTCGGTGACGCCGGGAACGACCTCATGGTCGGCGACGAAGACTGGACGGTGGACACCGATCCGGCCCACGGCTGGAACTACGCGTGGAACAGTGGCTTCGACCTTGCCGACTATTCGCGCACGACGGGCGGCGTGACGGTTCGGCTTGGTAGCGGCAGCGCATCCGGCGCCGAGATCGGCAACGACACGCTGTGGAGCATCGAAGCGGTATTGGGAGGCAGCGGCAACGACTTGCTCACGGCTGGCGTCGGGAGCGCGTCACTCGCAGGTGGCGGAGGCAACGACAGCGTCTACGGTGACGCCGGCAATGACACCCTCTCCGGAGGCGACGGCAACGACTGGCTCAACGGCGGAAGCGGGTCCAACCTCATCGATGGCGGAGCGGGGGACGACGTCGTCTTCTACCTGTACGGCAACCAGGGCGCCGACATCAACCTCGACACCGGCGTGGTCTCAAACGACGGCTTCGGCACCAGCGACACGCTGACGGGTATCGAGAATGCGCATGGCACCCAGTTCGGCGACACGGTCACGCTGGGCAGTACCGGCGGCTATGTCTTTGGCCGCGGCGGCAATGACACCCTGATCGGCAGCGCGGGCGACAACGGCTTCTTCGGCGGCAGCGGTGCAGACCTGATCACCGGCAACGGCGGCAACGACCGGGCCAGCTACGACGATGACGGCTACGACGCTGCCGGCCTGATCCGGCAGGGCATCATCGCCAATCTTTCCACCGGTCTCGTGATCGACGGCTGGGGTGACATCGACACGCTCGCCGGTATCGAGAACCTCACGGCTTCAGCGCTGGCGGACAGCATCGCCGGAGACGGCGCCGCCAACGACCTGGTGGGCGGGCGCGGTGCAGACACGATCGACGGCCAGGGTGGCGCGGACACGCTGGAAGGTGGCGATGGCGATGATCTCTACCTTGTTGGTGCTGACCCGGTCACGCTGATCGAGACTGCAGCCGGCGGCATCGATCGCGTCGAATCGAGCGGCATCCGCTTCACGCTGCAGGACAACATCGAACAGCTCCGCTACACGGGCAACGGCCTCGCCCATGCTGCAGCCGGCAGCACGCTCGCCGGCTGGGAAGGCTTTGATGCTGGCGCACCTTCGGTGCTGGCAGAGTTCGTCGGCATCGGCAATGGACTGGCCAACCTGCTCACGGGCGGTGACGGCAACGACGTGCTCGACGGAGGCGCCGGCAACGACACGCTCGCCGGGGGTCTGGGCGACGACTATTACTTTATCGACTCGCTCGCAGACGTCGTGCAGGAGGCATCCGGGGCGGCCGGCGGCAACGACACCATCTTCACCCGCCTCGGCAGCTACTCGCTGGCCGGCGCGCCGGACGTCGAGAACCTGCAACTCGCCTATGGCGCGTCGACGGCATTCCGCGGTACGGGAAACGATCGCGACAACTACGTCAGCGGCCGGTACGGCAATGACACGCTGGACGGCGGCGCCGGTAACGACACGCTGTTCGGCGGTGCGGGTGGCGCGGACTCGCTCCGTGGCGGCCTTGGAGACGACACACTGGCGCCAGGCGCCTACCGGGCCAGCGATCTCCTCGCTCACAACCAGGACGTGCTCGATGGCGGGCAAGGCAGCGACACCGCCATCCTCTACGGCCAGCAGAGCGACTACACGATCACCGGTTTCGTCGGCGCGGACCTTGTGCTGTCCTACAAGGGGCAGGCCAGCGTCAAACTCGGCGGCATCGAGTTCGTGCGCTTCGACGCCGACGGCGATCCGGCGGATGACACCAGCCCGACCGGCGATGCGCTGGCGCTGGCGTCACTGTTCCAGACGCGCCAGACCGGCACAGCTGGCAACGACCTGCTGGCCAGCGGAGCAGACGGCGACACCCTGGCCGGGCTCGGCGGCAACGACACCTACATCGTCCGCCATGGCGGAGTAAAGGTGAACGAACTGCTCGGCGCGGGGCTGGACGAGATCCGCACCACGCTCAGCGAGTACAGCCTGCCCGCCAATGTGGAGAAGCTCTCCTTCATCGGCGACGCCGCGCAGACCGTCGTGCTCGACCTGGCCGCCCTGCCCAAGAGCAACGACGCCATCTGGACCGGACCACGGGCGGTCAGTTTCTTCGCGACCGGCAACGGACTCGCAAACAGCATCAGTGGCAGTGCCGGCAATGACGTACTGGTCGGCGGGGCGGGTCTCGACACGCTGGCCGGCGGAAGCGGCAACGACTGGTACTACGTCGACAGCGCCGCTGACAGCATCGTCGAACAGGCGCGCGAAGGCACCGACCGCATCTGCGTAAACGAGAGCATGACGAGCTACAGCCTGGCCCCGCTGACGCTCGCCAACATCGAGGAACTGAGCTACGCCGGCAGCAGGAACTTCACCGGCACCGGCAACGCCCTCGCCAACCTCATCGCAAGCGACGCCGGCAACGACTCGCTGAGCGGAGGCCTCGGCAACGACACGCTGATCGGTGGCCGCGGCAATGACCGTCTCGATGGCGGCGTCGGCAACGACACCCTGATCGATGACGACGGCAATGACACGCTGATCGGTGGCTCGGGCAGCGACTGGCTCCAGGTCGGGCTGCGATCCACGATCCTCGATTCTTCGGGCAACCCCTTGCCGACGAATCGCTATGACCTGGTGACTGTCGACGGTGGCACCGACCCAGCCACGCCCGGCGGACCTGACGCCAGTACCGACACGCTGTACCTGCATGGCCGTGTTTCGGACTACGCCTTCAGCCGCCCCGACGCCAATTCGATCCGGATCATCGATCGCAGCGGCAAGGGCGAGATCATCGCCACCGGCATCGAACGCCTCTACTTCGATGGCGACGGCGTCTTCGACAACTTCAACCAGGCCGACACCGCGACCGGCGCCCTGAACGACGACCTCTGGATCAAGCCCGCCGACCTAGCCGGAATCGCGATCAACATCGGCACAGCCGCAGCAGACACGTTGTCCAGCGCGGCGCTCAACGACGTCCTGGTCGGCGCCGGGGGCAACGACACCTACCTCGTCGCCCATGAGGGCGTGCGAGTCATCGAGAGCGCTTCCGGGGGTATCGATACCGTGCAGCTGGAAGGCGGGTTGTCCGAATACACCCTTGCGTCCGGCGTCGAACGACTGATTTACCACGGCCCCGCGGTCTTGGCCTCAACTCGCATGATTACGGTTCTCGGTCAGACCGTCGCGATCAACGCCGAATCGCTGCTGGTCGGCAATGACGATACCCTGCCGGGCACGGGCAATTATCTGGAGGGCGGCATCGGAAGCGACCTGCTGGACGGCCACGCCGGCGCAGACACAATGCGGGGCGGCGCAGACTCAGACTCCTACATCGTGGATAACTCGGCAGACGTCGTCCTCGAAGATATCAAGGGCGGTGACCACGACCGGGTCTATTCGGTACTCGCCTCCACGACCCTGGCCGCCAACGTTGAAGACCTGGTGCTGCTGACCGGATGGCGCGGCGCGCAAGCCAGCGGGAACGCCCTGGACAACAGCGTTATGGGCGCGCCTGGCGACGACACACTGTACGGGTTGGCTGGCAAGGACACACTCTTAGGCATGGTCGGGTCAGACTACCTGAGCGGCGGCGATGGCAATGACTATTTGGATGGGGGAAGTGACGCCGACACCCTGGTCGGAGGCGCCGGCAACGATGCACTCTGGAGCGGCGGCGGCAACGACAGCATCAGCGGCGGCACGGGCTCCGATTTCATCCGCACCGACGCAGGCGTGATCCGTGTCGACGGCGGGAACGACTCGACGGTTTACGGCGCGGCGGACACCGCCGTCGACTTGCTGTGGGTCCTCGGTACGCAGGCGGATTACCAGTTCACCCGCCTGAACCCGACCACGACGCGCATGGTCAGCACGAGCACCGGCGAAGACATCACTTTCGGCAATATCGAAGCGGTCTCTTTCGCGGGCCGCCAGGTTGTTTTCTCCGACACCCTGCTGCGATCGATCGGTTACGCCGGCAACGACACGCTGGTGGGGTTGTCCCTCGCCGACACGATGGACGGCGCAGCTGGCAACGATTCGATCCGCGGGGGCGAGGGCGATGACCTGATCTTCGGACGGGTCGGGAACGACACACTGCTCGGCGAGAGCGGCACGGACTCGCTGCTGGGCAACGACGGCGCGGACTCACTGCTGGGCGGCGACGGCAACGACTCGCTCGATGGCGGCGACGGTAACAACACGCTGATCGGGGGCGCCGGCGACGACCAGCTGGTCAGCGGCTCCGGCAACGACGTCTATCGCTGGGCCATTGGCGACGGCTTCGACCGCATCACCGACGCAGGGGGCGCCACAGACCGGCTGGAAGTCAGCGCGCCGGGCAGCGCGATCAGCTTCTCCCACTTCAATGGAAACGGCCTGATGGTGCTGGTGGATGGCAAGGACGCCATCGCGATCAACGGACAGGATGCAGCCGGACGGATCGAGTCGATCCTATTCAACGGCGCGCTGCAAACGGTGGCGTACACAGAGCCGGCGGTCTGGTTCGGAACGGAATACACGGACTCTCTCGTCGGGTCCGCGGAGAATGACCGGATGCTCGGTTTCAACGGTTCTGACACCATCCGGGGTGGGGACGGCAACGACTGGCTCGACGGCGGTAGCGGCTGGGATGAACTATTCGGTGGCGCCGGTAACGACACACTGGTCGCAAGCGGGGGGGGCTTCACCGACAGCGACAGGATCCAGCCCGGGGACGGCGAGGACCTGATCTTTATCACCGGCGGTGGCGACCAGTCGGACGTGGGCGTCGTTCTGTCTCCGGACGGCACGAACGATGTCATCAGCCTCGACAACGCAACGCACGGGGTACAGTGGGCATACCTCGACCTCGGGCAATTCCTCCAGAATTCCTCGCTCTGGTTCAATCGCAGCAGCGATGACCTGATCGTGACCAACCTCGAAGACAAGGGCGACACGCTCACGGTTCGAAACTGGTTTGCCGGTGCCGATCATCAGCTCGACCGCTTCGAGCTTTTCTACTACAGCCTCCGCAGTGGCGATGTGCAGGCCTTGGTCGACGCCATGGCCGGCTACGCGATTCCGGCGGGCAGCAGCATCCCCACGGACGGTAGCTATGCGGACGTACTGAATTCCGTAAATACGCTTTGGCACTGA
- the hutC gene encoding histidine utilization repressor yields the protein MTTPRTPPRYQQIKDELLARIRAGEWQVGEAIPPEEGLARDFGVARMTVNRALRELTEAGVLTRTRGAGTFVAPPRVDAPLLEIRNIAEDIAARGHTHTAELFSLARGEADAALAEAFELPPGAPLFHSVLVHRENGRPIQVEDRWVNARMAPDYLQLDFSAETPNAYLSRVAPLAGARFTVEARLAPREVAIMLGIEARMPCLVMRRSTRGAAGVVSVATLWHPGESYRLVGGI from the coding sequence ATGACGACACCGCGTACCCCGCCCCGCTACCAGCAGATCAAGGACGAGCTGCTTGCCCGCATCCGCGCCGGCGAATGGCAGGTGGGCGAGGCGATCCCGCCCGAGGAAGGGCTGGCGCGCGACTTCGGCGTGGCGCGGATGACGGTGAACCGCGCGTTGCGCGAACTGACCGAGGCCGGCGTGCTGACCCGTACCCGCGGCGCCGGCACCTTCGTTGCGCCACCACGGGTCGATGCGCCGCTGCTGGAAATCCGCAACATTGCTGAGGACATTGCCGCGCGCGGCCACACCCACACTGCGGAACTCTTCAGCCTCGCGCGCGGAGAGGCGGATGCCGCGCTCGCCGAGGCTTTCGAGTTGCCCCCGGGCGCGCCGCTGTTTCATTCGGTGCTGGTACATCGTGAGAACGGCCGGCCGATCCAGGTCGAGGACCGCTGGGTCAACGCCCGCATGGCGCCGGACTACCTGCAACTGGACTTCAGCGCCGAAACCCCGAACGCCTACCTCAGCCGTGTAGCGCCGCTTGCTGGGGCGCGATTCACGGTCGAGGCAAGGCTGGCACCGCGCGAGGTCGCGATCATGCTGGGTATCGAGGCCCGCATGCCTTGCTTGGTGATGCGCCGGAGCACACGCGGTGCTGCAGGAGTCGTCTCGGTCGCCACCCTGTGGCACCCGGGCGAAAGCTACCGCTTGGTGGGCGGGATCTGA
- the hutU gene encoding urocanate hydratase, giving the protein MPIAHPEQDPRLAPGRVVRAPRGTERSCRSWLTEAAFRMIQNNLDPEVAENPEALVVYGGIGRAARDWTCFDTILKSLQTLADDETLLVQSGKPVGVFRTHADAPRVLLANSNLVPKWATWEHFHELDRKGLMMYGQMTAGSWIYIGTQGIVQGTYETFAEAGRQHYGASGETNPWRGRWILSAGLGGMGGAQPLAASFAGATSLMIECQQSRIDFRLRTRYLDVQARDLDHALDLIAQHTSRGEAVSIGLLGNAAEVLPELVRRGVKPDLVTDQTSAHDLINGYLPIGWSLEQWRAAQRDPGMHEALRRAAAKSCAVHVQAMLDFQAMGVPVVDYGNNIRQVAKDEGVANAFDFPGFVPAYIRPLFCEGKGPFRWVALSGDPEDIRKTDAKIKELFPDNHHVHRWLDMAGERIAFQGLPARICWLGLGERHIAGLAFNEMVARGELKAPIVIGRDHLDTGSVASPNRETEAMRDGSDAVSDWPLLNALLNTAGGATWVSLHHGGGVGMGYSQHSGVVIVADGTEAAARRLERVLWNDPASGVMRHADAGYDIARDCARERGLNLPMLG; this is encoded by the coding sequence ATGCCCATCGCCCACCCCGAACAGGATCCCCGTCTGGCCCCCGGCCGCGTCGTGCGCGCACCGCGCGGCACTGAGCGCAGCTGCCGCAGCTGGCTCACCGAGGCGGCGTTCCGGATGATCCAGAACAACCTCGACCCGGAGGTCGCCGAGAATCCGGAGGCGCTGGTGGTGTACGGCGGCATCGGCCGTGCCGCGCGCGACTGGACCTGCTTCGACACGATCCTCAAGTCGCTGCAGACACTCGCCGACGACGAGACGCTGCTGGTGCAATCGGGCAAGCCGGTGGGCGTGTTCCGCACCCACGCCGATGCGCCGCGCGTGCTGCTGGCCAACTCCAATCTGGTGCCCAAGTGGGCGACCTGGGAGCACTTCCACGAGCTCGACCGCAAGGGCCTGATGATGTACGGCCAGATGACGGCCGGCAGCTGGATCTACATCGGCACGCAGGGCATCGTGCAGGGCACCTACGAGACCTTCGCCGAGGCCGGGCGACAGCATTACGGCGCTTCAGGCGAGACCAACCCCTGGCGCGGCCGCTGGATCCTCTCTGCCGGGCTGGGCGGCATGGGCGGCGCGCAACCGCTGGCGGCGAGCTTCGCCGGCGCCACTTCGCTGATGATCGAGTGTCAGCAGTCGCGCATCGACTTCCGCCTGCGCACCCGCTACCTCGATGTGCAGGCGCGCGATCTCGACCACGCGCTGGATCTGATCGCGCAGCACACCTCGCGCGGCGAGGCAGTGTCCATCGGCCTGCTGGGCAACGCCGCCGAAGTGCTGCCGGAGCTGGTGCGCCGCGGTGTGAAACCGGATCTCGTGACCGACCAGACCTCGGCGCACGACCTGATCAACGGCTACCTGCCGATCGGCTGGAGCCTCGAACAGTGGCGCGCCGCGCAGCGCGACCCCGGCATGCACGAAGCGCTGCGCCGCGCCGCCGCAAAGAGCTGCGCGGTGCACGTGCAGGCAATGCTGGACTTCCAGGCGATGGGCGTGCCAGTCGTCGACTACGGCAACAACATCCGCCAGGTCGCCAAGGACGAAGGCGTGGCGAACGCCTTCGACTTCCCCGGCTTCGTGCCGGCCTACATCCGCCCGCTGTTCTGCGAAGGCAAGGGGCCATTCCGCTGGGTGGCGCTGTCGGGCGACCCGGAAGACATCCGCAAGACCGACGCCAAGATCAAGGAGTTGTTCCCCGACAACCACCATGTGCATCGCTGGCTCGACATGGCCGGCGAGCGCATCGCCTTCCAGGGCCTGCCGGCGCGCATCTGCTGGCTGGGTCTGGGCGAACGGCACATCGCCGGGCTCGCCTTCAACGAGATGGTCGCCCGCGGTGAGCTGAAGGCGCCGATCGTGATCGGCCGCGACCACCTCGACACCGGCTCGGTCGCCAGCCCGAACCGCGAGACCGAAGCGATGCGCGACGGCAGCGACGCGGTATCCGACTGGCCGCTCCTCAACGCCCTGCTCAACACCGCCGGCGGCGCGACCTGGGTGTCGCTGCACCACGGCGGCGGCGTCGGCATGGGCTACTCGCAGCACTCGGGCGTCGTGATCGTCGCCGACGGCACCGAGGCCGCCGCGCGCCGCCTCGAACGCGTGCTGTGGAACGACCCCGCCAGCGGCGTGATGCGCCATGCCGACGCCGGCTACGACATCGCCCGCGACTGCGCCCGCGAGCGCGGCCTGAACCTGCCGATGCTGGGCTGA